AGCACCCAAGCAAAGCTGGAGAAAAGTACATGACCCCTGAACACAAACCCAAAATCACTCTGCTGTCTGATGTTAGTATGCAGTCGAAGTTGTTTAAAGACTCACTTGAAAGAGGGATAGAGCTAGATGTTGACCTAGCATCAATAGACGAGCTAGCTCGAGTAATTGATGAAACAGAAGCAGTTCTGGGCGATTACGTTTTGATCGATTATAACTATTTTGATGACGTTAATTTTGAGCAATACAACCAGCTACGTGTGCCTGCTAATGCCGGTGCGAAAGAGATTGTTATCAACTGTCCTAAAGAGGTCTCATCTTCAGAGTTATTCAAATGGCGTAACCTAGTGGGTGTGTTCTACGTTGATGATGAGATTACACTGTTGCTGAAAGGCATGCGAAAGATTATGCAAGATGAGATGTGGTTGTCCCGTAAGGTCGCTCAAGACTATATCGAGCACTTCCGTTGCGCGAATACTGTGACCACATCACAAGCTTATGCAAATCTAACCAAACGCGAAAAAGAGATCATGCGCTTGCTTGGTCATGGTGCCTCTAACCTACAAATTGCTGATGAGTTGTTTGTGAGTGAGAATACAGTTAAGACACACCTACACAATATCTTTAAGAAGATTAATGCCAAGAACCGCTTGCAAGCTCTGCTTTGGGCAAACAACAACATTGGTTTAGAGGAGCGCGTATAGACGTGCTAATTGGGTGTGAATAAATAACAAAGGGGAGCATATTGCTCCCCTTTGTTGTTTGTAGATACTAGCGATACCCAAGTGATATTAAGTTCTTCTCAATTTCAATCAACTCATTGATAGAGGCCGGATTTTTCCATGGGTAACTATTAGTAATTCTCATCGTGCCTTTGAGAAGTGGATGATCTAATGAAATAGGCTTGCTCAAATTGCATGTTTCCTTTGCCAGATTTGGATTACATGAGTGACTAACGACTAATGGAAAACCGACACTGAGCGTCCAATGTGTCAACATGAACTCTTCAATAAGCGAGTCTTTATTATCACTGCCAAGAATTAGCTCACCCTGCTCAATGGCGTTAGAAAGCTCGTTCTCAAAGCAATCGTGAATTTGCAGTGACACCGTCGCTAGTTTATCTACCCATCCTTGAGAGGCTTTATTAAGCAGATTTAAAGAATTTAGCATTGTGAATAGTCGATATCCAAATGGATAGATGTACATCGATTCTTCGGAAGCCAAGTTTAATGCGACAATCTTGGAAGATAAGGAGTAAGGAAGTTTTAGGATATCACTAATCACCGTGAGTGTTTGGTGCGTCATTTGAACGGCTAGGGCAACAAGAACATCTTCTTTTGATTGAATATGCTTGTAAACTGAACCCATTGATATTCCGGCATTTTTTGCTATCTCAGACATTTTGAAGTCGATTAATGAAGAATCGAGAATGCTTTTAACTGTCGCATCAAGGATCAATTGTTCTTCATCTGCAAATGAGTATTTAGGGGCCGGCATACGATTTCTCTTACTTTGTTCTCGACTATGCTAGTCAATCAACATAGTCGAGTCAATTTTTATCACTACTGTTACTAGTTTCCTTAAGTTGTCAAAATAATAAATTTTATTTTTATTGCTTTATCTTATCACTATGTTTTTAAACATAAAAAACCAAATGTCGTAGATGCATTGAGTGTTCAATAAATCTCACTTTGTTGACATGATATGAATATTGAATAGAATTCGAATATCATTCGAACGATGTTCGAGATTAATAAAATAAGAGCAAACATTTGGCTTTTGCAGAAATAGAAAGTTCTTAAAGATCAACGTGATCATCGATACATTTCAGAATTTGAACGTTTGTAATGCTTGTTGGGTAAAAAGGAAAGGGAGTGATGGATAGAGAGTTTAAGCTAGGTGAAAAGCTGCTGTTTTATCCCAAAGCTAATTTGTTGGTTGATGAGAGTGATACAGCTGAAGTGAGTACGCTGGGCTCTAATGAAACTCGTTTACTACAGTACTTAATTGATAATCGTGAGCGGGCGGTGTCACGTCGAGAACTGATATCGGTACTTTGGAATGATAGAGATATATTTGTCGACGATTCGAGTTTAACTCAGTCGGTGTCAACATTACGCAAAGCCTTAAAGGACTCTACTCGCTTCCCAACTTACATAAAAACAGTACCGAAATTTGGTTACGAGTTCATCGCTGCGGTAGAGAAGTTAGGTTTGAGCCCGTTAAAATCGACGATAAACAATGGCTCAATAAAGAACGACGTTTCAACTCAGTCTACAAAATACACTGAAGCGGTTAAATCTCCGCATGTATCAGTGACTAACTCAATGCTGCTGCGATATTCGTTGTTTAACACTTTTTTGGTGGGAGTTAGCTTATTGAAGCCGAAACTTCTATCTGCTGCTGTTGCTATTTTTTCCTATTTACATTTTTAGTCTGAGGTACTGAATGAAATTAGAGTCCTGCCCTTTCTGTGGTAGCTATCATTTGTCGGTGGAAATGAAAGCCAGCGCATGGAACGACAAGCATCAGGAACTGCACATTGTCTGTAATGATTGTGCGTGCATGACACCGGTATATATTTGGAATCGGAGACAGCCAAGTAAGCTTGAGGAGTTAAGCCAGTTAAGTTCAACTCGCGCAATATGAGAGTGCGTAGCAATTAGTCTGAGAGTAGCAAGACAAAATCTTAAGCTGATATTAGGAGTACTGAGCAGAGCCGGACCCTGCCCAGTTATCATTAAAATTTATTGGCAGCTCAATCGTAGATCGTTGGGATTGGTTGGCGTTTGTGTTGGGTCATTTGATAAATCTTAACCAAGCGCTGTGACACTTCTGCCGAGACCGGTTTACCTTCCAAGAAGTCATCGATTTGCTCGTAGGTAAGGTTCAATGCATCTTCGTCAGCTTTTTGTGGTGCGAGTTCTTCAAGATCCGCTGTTGGGACTTTTTGCACGAGTTGTGCTGGTGCGCCCAAGGTGGCCGCAACTTCACGTACTTGACGTTTGCTTAAGCCAAACAGAGGTGCCATGTCGCATGCGCCATCACCAAACTTAGTATAGAAACCGGTAATATTTTCTGCAGAATGATCCGTACCTAACACGAGTCCACCTACATATCCTGCAATTTCGTATTGAGCAATCATACGTGCACGCGCTTTGACATTACCTTTCACGAAATCGACTTTGGCTTTGTCTTGAGGAATTAATCCTGTGCCCTCTAGAGCAACGTGTGACGCTGCGTGCAAGCCATCGACACCTTGTTTGATGTTGACTGAAACTGAATGAGTCGGTTGAATGAATTGAAGCGCGAGTTGAGCTTCATCTTCATCTTTTTGTTCGCCATAAGGTAGACGTACAGCGATAAACTGGTAATCGCCGTCAGTTTCTTGGTTAAGTTGATCAACGGCGAGTTGAGCTAAACGACCGCATGTTGTTGAGTCAACTCCGCCGCTGATACCGAGCACGAGTGCTTTACAGCCTGACTCAGTCAGTTTGCGTTTGATGAAATCAACACGTCGAGTGATTTCAAAGTGAGGGTCAATCGATGGTAGAACGCGCATTTCATCGCGAATCAACTGTTCCATTAGTATTCTTCCTGCAGCAGTGATAATTGAATTCGGTTTATACCAAAACAACCTTGTAATTCAGTTTGGCAACTTGACAGTGCATCCTTGTTCTTGAAGTTGCTTGGGTATAGTGAGTATCATACCTAAAACTGCTAAATAGAAAACCGAGATCACGAATTTCGGACGCTACAAGGATAAAAAATGACAAAGATCGCTGTATTTGGTAGCGCTTTTAACCCACCAAGTTTGGGGCATCGTAGTGCCGTTGAATCTCTTGGTCATTTTGACCGCGTATTGTTGCTGCCAAGCATTGCTCATGCGTGGGGAAAGGAGATGTTGGACTACTCTCTCAGAGTCCAACTGGTTAACGCATTTATTGAAGACCTTCAACTCTCAAACTTAGAGTGTTGTACGCTTGAAAAAGATCTATTCCAACAATCTCAAGGTGGGGCAGTGACCACATTTGCGGTGCTTTCAGAGCTGCAGAGACAGGTTCCCGATGCTGAACTAACCTTTGTATTAGGGCCAGACAACTTGCTTAGCTTTAGCAAGTTCTATAAAGCGGATGAGATCGTCAAGCGTTGGAGCGTGATGGCCTGTCCTGAAAAGGTAGCAATACGCAGCACTGATATACGTGCTGCCTTGGCAGACAATCGCTCTATTGAGCACTTAACTACGGCGAAAGTTTGCAAAATCTTGACGGAGAATCGCTACTACTAAATGGAGATTTAAAGTAGTTTCAACGCTGAAAACTATAACAATTTCTAATTTGCTTGAGGTATTTATGACGAAGATGAGCGCTGTGCTTATTTTTGGTCTTTTTGCGGCGAATGCTGTTGCTTGCGAGAATAACTATTACGGGTTTAAAAGCCACGTAGATGTACCACAAACGTTTTCATTATACCGAGACTGCTTATCAAATAAGCCATTATTGAGCCATCAACAAGGCTCAACATTGGATTATGGTTTGCTCTCACAATCTAACGACAAAGACTATTCAGAGTATTGGTCTGACTGGGTGTTAAAATCTGATGCCAATCCCTTTTTCAGCCAAAACTATTCCAGTAGTTACTTTGGTATTGGAGTATGGTCGCCAGATGAACTCGATGGTGAGGATGAGTTGACCACTCAAGAATGGCTGTTGAATCATGGTTTGCAATTTAGTGTTGGCTTTGGCGAGAAAAAAAATGGCGAGCCTAGAGTGAGGCTCGACTATATGTGGCATGACGATGAAAAAAACAACGTTATGATGCAAGTCGAGTTGCCGTTTTAAGCCTTTAGCCTAGACGGTTAACGACTTTTTCTTCGGCACTATTTTGCGTTTTAAGATAGTGCTTGATAAGCACGCTCGGAATCTCAGGGCGTGCAAAGTAGTAACCTTGAATTTGCTTACAACCCATTGTGGACAACTTGTTCAGTTCATCCTCGTTTTCCACCCCTTCGGCAATCAGGTTTACTTTTAGCTGCTTGGCTAATTGGATAATCAGGTTTACAACACGTTCCGCTGTTTCGTTAAAGAGGATGTTACGCACAAAAGTGGCATCAATTTTTATGGTGTCGATCGGATAGCTATGAATGTAGTTCAAACTTGAGTATCCAGTGCCAAAATCATCCAGCGCAACGGTAAACCCCAGTGCTCTGAGCTTGTCCAAAATGTAACGAACTTCATTGGTTTGTGATAACAACACTGTCTCGGTTAACTCGATCGTAAATTCATCTGGCGCAAACTGATATTTGTTTAAACAAGCATTGAGGTGCCTCATGTAGCGTGTTGAATCAGCGAGTTCATGGGCAGAGCAGTTGAGGCTTAAGCGCACTTTGTAGCCTAGCCCTTGCTCTAACTCCTTTTTCGCTTTGCAGGCGAGGGCGACAATACGTTCGCCTAGTTCCACAATTAAACCTGACTGTTCCGCGGCTTCGATAAACTCCATCGGTGAAATAGTACCGAGGGTTTTACTGTTCCAGCGTGCCAGAGTCTCAAAGTAGTCCCAAGTGGGGTTATCAAGCGAGACTATCGGCTGCAGAGCCACATAAATCTCACTCTCTTCGGTATTGTTGCGGTCCAACTCATTGCGTAACGCATCAATAACCATTGTGCGCCGATAATACTGATTACTGAGATGGATATCATAGCTCTGGATATGATTGTTCCTTACCTGCTTGCAGTCTTTCAGAGCTAAAGAGGTATTGAGCATGAGTTGATCGGCGGATAGGCTCTTTTCAGACTTGCACGCTAACCCTATGCTGGCACTGAGCTTAATCTTATGCGATGAATCACGGTAGCCCTGACGAAGCTTGACGATGATATTTTGGCAGATGGTGAATGGGTCACTTGAGAAGGTGACAAATGCGAACTCATCGCCGGAGATCCGGAACGCGTGATTTTGCTCTGGTAAACTTTCTTCTATTGTCATTGCGACAAACTTGAGAACTTGGTCTCCAATATAGTTGCCATATAGGTTATTAATGGATTTGAAATTATCTATGTCGATATACGCAAGCGTGAGCGGCTCATCAACGACGTCGTCATAGTGTTCGAGCATGCCAGAAAGGCGGCTTCTGTTAAGCAGTCCGGTTAAAGCATCATGAGAGATTTCGTGGCTCAACTGATTAACGAGGCTATCAGAACGCGCTGAAAACCACTTTGCGCGCAAGCTATGTACGACAATATTGGCAAGAAAAGTGTGGTAATAAATTAATCGACTTTTGCTTTCTTCATCTAACTGGCTAACGGGGGAAGTAAAGGTTGAAATTAAGATACCTAGGTTCTCACCATTTTGAGCGCGCAAAGGCACGCCAAGATAAGCCTCGATTTCATTCTCCGCCAGAAAAGAGTCTTGTGGGAAATCCTGCGCGACCTTCTCACTGAATAAGCAGAAAAGCTGAGTGGATTTACTCACTTCATGGCAAGGAGTGCCAACCATTGAGTAGCAAAATGGCGTCTGGATTTTCCTCTGGCAAGCATAGGATAAGGTTTGGGCAAAGAAGTTGAGTTTGTCTAACTCAACAATACAGGTGCATTGGCTACCAAACTCACGGTGCAGCAGCATGGTTACTTGATGTAAAAGCTCTTGTCCCTCGAGCGCAACAATACGATTGATGGTCTCCACATTTATCGATAATGAGGATGATTTACTTTTTTTGGCCATCTGACATCTCCCTGACACTTGTGATCTCTGTCACTTAGAATTGTCT
This window of the Vibrio panuliri genome carries:
- a CDS encoding nicotinate-nicotinamide nucleotide adenylyltransferase, whose protein sequence is MTKIAVFGSAFNPPSLGHRSAVESLGHFDRVLLLPSIAHAWGKEMLDYSLRVQLVNAFIEDLQLSNLECCTLEKDLFQQSQGGAVTTFAVLSELQRQVPDAELTFVLGPDNLLSFSKFYKADEIVKRWSVMACPEKVAIRSTDIRAALADNRSIEHLTTAKVCKILTENRYY
- the nadE gene encoding ammonia-dependent NAD(+) synthetase; the encoded protein is MEQLIRDEMRVLPSIDPHFEITRRVDFIKRKLTESGCKALVLGISGGVDSTTCGRLAQLAVDQLNQETDGDYQFIAVRLPYGEQKDEDEAQLALQFIQPTHSVSVNIKQGVDGLHAASHVALEGTGLIPQDKAKVDFVKGNVKARARMIAQYEIAGYVGGLVLGTDHSAENITGFYTKFGDGACDMAPLFGLSKRQVREVAATLGAPAQLVQKVPTADLEELAPQKADEDALNLTYEQIDDFLEGKPVSAEVSQRLVKIYQMTQHKRQPIPTIYD
- a CDS encoding putative bifunctional diguanylate cyclase/phosphodiesterase, with amino-acid sequence MAKKSKSSSLSINVETINRIVALEGQELLHQVTMLLHREFGSQCTCIVELDKLNFFAQTLSYACQRKIQTPFCYSMVGTPCHEVSKSTQLFCLFSEKVAQDFPQDSFLAENEIEAYLGVPLRAQNGENLGILISTFTSPVSQLDEESKSRLIYYHTFLANIVVHSLRAKWFSARSDSLVNQLSHEISHDALTGLLNRSRLSGMLEHYDDVVDEPLTLAYIDIDNFKSINNLYGNYIGDQVLKFVAMTIEESLPEQNHAFRISGDEFAFVTFSSDPFTICQNIIVKLRQGYRDSSHKIKLSASIGLACKSEKSLSADQLMLNTSLALKDCKQVRNNHIQSYDIHLSNQYYRRTMVIDALRNELDRNNTEESEIYVALQPIVSLDNPTWDYFETLARWNSKTLGTISPMEFIEAAEQSGLIVELGERIVALACKAKKELEQGLGYKVRLSLNCSAHELADSTRYMRHLNACLNKYQFAPDEFTIELTETVLLSQTNEVRYILDKLRALGFTVALDDFGTGYSSLNYIHSYPIDTIKIDATFVRNILFNETAERVVNLIIQLAKQLKVNLIAEGVENEDELNKLSTMGCKQIQGYYFARPEIPSVLIKHYLKTQNSAEEKVVNRLG
- a CDS encoding LuxR C-terminal-related transcriptional regulator, whose translation is MTPEHKPKITLLSDVSMQSKLFKDSLERGIELDVDLASIDELARVIDETEAVLGDYVLIDYNYFDDVNFEQYNQLRVPANAGAKEIVINCPKEVSSSELFKWRNLVGVFYVDDEITLLLKGMRKIMQDEMWLSRKVAQDYIEHFRCANTVTTSQAYANLTKREKEIMRLLGHGASNLQIADELFVSENTVKTHLHNIFKKINAKNRLQALLWANNNIGLEERV
- a CDS encoding transcriptional regulator → MDREFKLGEKLLFYPKANLLVDESDTAEVSTLGSNETRLLQYLIDNRERAVSRRELISVLWNDRDIFVDDSSLTQSVSTLRKALKDSTRFPTYIKTVPKFGYEFIAAVEKLGLSPLKSTINNGSIKNDVSTQSTKYTEAVKSPHVSVTNSMLLRYSLFNTFLVGVSLLKPKLLSAAVAIFSYLHF
- a CDS encoding TetR/AcrR family transcriptional regulator, whose translation is MPAPKYSFADEEQLILDATVKSILDSSLIDFKMSEIAKNAGISMGSVYKHIQSKEDVLVALAVQMTHQTLTVISDILKLPYSLSSKIVALNLASEESMYIYPFGYRLFTMLNSLNLLNKASQGWVDKLATVSLQIHDCFENELSNAIEQGELILGSDNKDSLIEEFMLTHWTLSVGFPLVVSHSCNPNLAKETCNLSKPISLDHPLLKGTMRITNSYPWKNPASINELIEIEKNLISLGYR